The genomic segment GGATAGCAGGTATAATCACCACCCTTGTCGTTTTTATATCGGTCCTCACTCACGAGTTCGGACACTCATTGGTAGCTATCAGGGAAGGGATCCCGATAAAAAAAATTGTTCTCTTTATTTTCGGTGGGGTAGCCCAAATGGAATCGGAACCGGATAGCCCGGTTACAGAATTTAAAGTAACCGCAGCCGGCCCTTTGACAAGTCTTCTAATCGCCCTGGTTACCGGAGCAATCTACTATCTCATTCTGCCGGGCGGTAACATTGTCAGTGAATCAATCTTTTTTGTTGCCCGTCTGAATTTAATTATGGCCATTTTTAATCTAATTCCTGCATTCCCGCTGGATGGAGGCAGATTATTTCGTTCAGCTATATGGTATTTTGGAAAAAATATGCTAAGGGCAACCCGTGTAGCTGTCGGTTTTGGCAGTGTGCTCTCTTTTATTGCCATGGCTATAGGCTTTGTTATTATTTTTTTCCAGGGTAATCTCTTCGGACTTTGGCTGATATTTATTGGTTGGATGATCTATCAAGCCGGGCAGTCCAGCTATTCACAGCTCGTTTTCAAAGAAACTTTTGCCGGCATGAAGGTGTCGGAATTGATGAGTACCGACCTGCAAACAATTTCTCCAGATGCATCACTTGAAGAGCTGGCAGAGCATTTTCTCCATTATAAATTTGGTGCATTTCCCGTAGTATACGGGTCCACAACACATGGTATAGTAACCCTGCAGAACATGAAAGATATTCCCCGTGAAAAATGGCCTGATACAACAGTCTCAAGCATTTTAACCTCGTTGAAAGATACACTTGTTCTAAAACCTGAAAGCGATGCTGCGGAGGTAATGATCAAAATGGCTGCCAACAATGTGGGGCGGGCCCTGGTAATGAAAGATGGCGAGCTTCTGGGGTTGCTCAGTCGTACCGATATGATGCGATTCATTCAAATGCACATGATACTCAGCGGTGAATAACCAATCCGTCAACCGCCTGAACTGAAAATTCAAGGATCACTTCCATTTCATCTTGCGAAACATGATCCTTTTGGTTAAAATGAACTACCAGCTGTAAACTCCTTACATCTGCTGTTCCTCCAATCTACCAAAGAAGGTGATACTAATTTGACTCAACTGGCTGAACCGATATTAAAAGGTCTCAAGAAAAGCGGAAAACTTCTGCTGTTACTGATAAAAATTATTATCCCCGTTTCCTGCCTTGTAGCAATTCTCGATTTTTATGGAGTTATCGCAATAGTTGCCGGCTTTTTTACTCCGGCTATGGCACTATTCGGTCTGCCAGGAGAAGCAACAATAGTCTTGCTGTTGGGTATTTTCGTCAATTTATTTGCAGCACTGGGCGTGCTGACTACCATGACGCTTAACCCTCAACAAATTACTGTTCTGGCTGTTATGATCGGAATCTGTCATGAACTGCCGGTTGAAACTGTTATCTGCAGCTACACCGGGTTAAAAATACCCACATCTTCTGTTTTACGGCTCCTGACAGCTCTTGGTGCAGGACTGATCCTCAATATTGTTTACAGTCTCACTTCCGGAGGGTAACCACAAACATGGAAATCATTATGTTACTTTACGATACAATTCTCAAAACCCTGATAAGTATAGGACGTATTGCCCTCCTGCTCATACCGATTTTAGTCAGTATAGAAGTTGCCCGGTATTACAAAATTATCGAAAAAATAACCGGTATTGTTAAAGGACCGCTGAAATTTTTAACCTTACCCCAGGAAGCTGCGTTACCTCTACTGGGAGGGATGTTATTTGGAATTGTCCTCGGCTCGGCACTGATTATTGATTATTCCAGAGAAGGATACCTTAAGAAGAGGGATTTATTATTAATTGGCATTTTCCTCTGTATATCTCATTCTGTGGTTGAAGATACTTTTATCTTTGCTGTTTTTGGAGCCAACCCTCTTGTTATACTGGGAACCAGAACTATCCTGGCCATTACAGTGACCAGGATAGCCGCATCATTGATTGATTACTTCAGGTTTCGATAAGCTAAATGTTGTATGCCTGATATTCTTCAAAAACCCCGGAAATACCAACCGCCCAGTACAGCAGTAACTCATCGCCCATAAAGGGAGCGATAAACTGCAATCCAAGAGGCAGGTTATTTTCACCCTTTCCGGATGGAACTGATAAAGAAGGCAGTCCTGTATTCGTCCAGGGTAGGCTCATGATCGGATTCCCTGTCGATGAAAGACCTTTTGGCGCTGTATCCGGTGCTGCAGGGGTCACCCAGAGGTCTATATTGTTCTCACGCATGACTGTCTCCAGCTCTTCGCGCAATGATTTTTGCCTTTTCCGCGCCTCATCAATTTCTGTCCTGCTTACTGTCATACCCTGCTCGATCAATTCAGCTGTTCTTGGCCGGTAGAGATCTTTAAACCGTGGATAAAGTTCTGCGTGTTCCAAGGCAAGTTCTGCTGAGACCAGTTTTCTATGCCACATATTTATGGTTTCAATATCATCCATCACATTTATATTTTTAATGTCATACCCACTGTTTTTAAGCTGATCGAGCTGTTTGTTAAACGCCTCCAAAGATGCTGGAGAGGCCTGCTCCAGGTAATTGCCTCTCGGTACGCCCAGTGCAGGTTTGTAATCTACCTTAATTTCTTTCCAACCATGACATAAAACCCGGGCCGCAAGGATCATGCCTTCCACATCCTGTGTAAAACAACCGACATGGTCTGCCGATCTTGAGAAATAAAGAAGCCCTTCACTTGGTATTCGTTCATAGGTCGGTTTATAACCAACTACTCCGCAATAGGCAGCCGGACGATTAACCGAAGCAATAGTCTGTGTGCCCAGAGTCAGCGGACTGAATCCGGCTGCAACAGCAGCAACTGATCCACTGCTTGAACCTCCCGGGGTGTGCTCTATATTGTGTGGATTTCGGGTTGGACCGGGTTCAAAATAAGCAAACTCTGTTGTAACAGTTTTACCGAGAACCAAAGCTCCGGAC from the Bacillota bacterium genome contains:
- a CDS encoding site-2 protease family protein; amino-acid sequence: MNSSFRLMTLKGIPVEIHVSWLLVFFLFSITLAQGYFPGIVEGLSNEAYWIAGIITTLVVFISVLTHEFGHSLVAIREGIPIKKIVLFIFGGVAQMESEPDSPVTEFKVTAAGPLTSLLIALVTGAIYYLILPGGNIVSESIFFVARLNLIMAIFNLIPAFPLDGGRLFRSAIWYFGKNMLRATRVAVGFGSVLSFIAMAIGFVIIFFQGNLFGLWLIFIGWMIYQAGQSSYSQLVFKETFAGMKVSELMSTDLQTISPDASLEELAEHFLHYKFGAFPVVYGSTTHGIVTLQNMKDIPREKWPDTTVSSILTSLKDTLVLKPESDAAEVMIKMAANNVGRALVMKDGELLGLLSRTDMMRFIQMHMILSGE
- a CDS encoding nucleoside recognition domain-containing protein; its protein translation is MTQLAEPILKGLKKSGKLLLLLIKIIIPVSCLVAILDFYGVIAIVAGFFTPAMALFGLPGEATIVLLLGIFVNLFAALGVLTTMTLNPQQITVLAVMIGICHELPVETVICSYTGLKIPTSSVLRLLTALGAGLILNIVYSLTSGG
- a CDS encoding nucleoside recognition protein; this translates as MEIIMLLYDTILKTLISIGRIALLLIPILVSIEVARYYKIIEKITGIVKGPLKFLTLPQEAALPLLGGMLFGIVLGSALIIDYSREGYLKKRDLLLIGIFLCISHSVVEDTFIFAVFGANPLVILGTRTILAITVTRIAASLIDYFRFR
- a CDS encoding amidase; the protein is MYLHPAPLAQLARDLVSGKLDLKDHVNVTCDLLDSEDSVIESFLPEPGRRVRLLEEAEILVKTYPDPAKRPPLFGVLVGIKDIYRVDGFPTKANSKIDPKLLAGPEADCVRLLRQSGALVLGKTVTTEFAYFEPGPTRNPHNIEHTPGGSSSGSVAAVAAGFSPLTLGTQTIASVNRPAAYCGVVGYKPTYERIPSEGLLYFSRSADHVGCFTQDVEGMILAARVLCHGWKEIKVDYKPALGVPRGNYLEQASPASLEAFNKQLDQLKNSGYDIKNINVMDDIETINMWHRKLVSAELALEHAELYPRFKDLYRPRTAELIEQGMTVSRTEIDEARKRQKSLREELETVMRENNIDLWVTPAAPDTAPKGLSSTGNPIMSLPWTNTGLPSLSVPSGKGENNLPLGLQFIAPFMGDELLLYWAVGISGVFEEYQAYNI